A single region of the Streptomyces sp. NBC_00425 genome encodes:
- a CDS encoding DUF6069 family protein has protein sequence MVTANPSREGESGASGIRRARILAVVAGAVAALVVWLVGAQLAGVHLDVHSGSDRHEQSVGAAAVLTASVAAGLAAWGSLAALERWAPARAHRTWTVLALTVLVLSLAGPFGLGVTAGAKAVLVCLHLVPGSVLVIALRRTAARA, from the coding sequence ATGGTGACCGCGAATCCGTCCCGCGAGGGCGAGTCCGGAGCCTCGGGAATCCGACGAGCGCGGATCCTGGCGGTTGTGGCCGGCGCCGTGGCGGCCCTGGTCGTCTGGTTGGTGGGTGCGCAGCTGGCGGGCGTCCACCTGGACGTCCACAGCGGTTCGGACCGCCACGAACAGTCCGTCGGCGCCGCGGCGGTCCTGACTGCGTCGGTGGCGGCGGGCCTCGCCGCGTGGGGTTCGCTCGCCGCCCTGGAGCGGTGGGCGCCGGCGAGGGCGCATCGCACCTGGACGGTCCTCGCCCTCACGGTCCTGGTCCTGTCCTTGGCCGGCCCGTTCGGCCTCGGTGTCACGGCGGGCGCCAAGGCGGTGCTCGTGTGCCTGCATCTGGTCCCGGGCTCGGTCCTCGTCATCGCACTGCGGCGGACCGCTGCAAGAGCGTAG
- a CDS encoding 4-hydroxybenzoate 3-monooxygenase, protein MTTNSPLSQRTRVVVVGAGPAGLTVGNILRAAGVDCVVLESESRASIEARPRAGVIEEWAVRALERRGLADNLLARAQRHTVCEFRFAGERYRFPYGDLTGRHHWVYPQPLLVADLVRHYVDIRGGDARFSVRDVELHDLESARPSVSYTCPHTAARQVLTCDFVVGADGARGISRAALPVGHARVARHDYGVGWLALLAEAPPSSDCVLFGIHPNGFAGHMARSPEVTRYYLQCHPGDDPDDWSDERIWSELRLRLAGGADAVPLTEGPLIEKRVLDMHDYVVEPMAYGRLFLAGDAAHLVAPIAAKGMNLALHDAFLLGDALVAHLDGGDGSGLDGYSQACLRRVWDYQEFSQWLSEVYHGTAAGDPFRAGTALARLRRLLTSPTAAAAFAEQYLGTAEHC, encoded by the coding sequence GTGACCACCAACTCCCCTCTCTCGCAACGGACGCGGGTAGTCGTCGTCGGCGCGGGCCCCGCGGGGCTGACCGTCGGGAACATCCTTCGTGCCGCGGGTGTCGACTGCGTCGTCCTCGAGTCGGAGAGCCGTGCGTCCATCGAGGCGCGGCCGCGGGCCGGGGTGATCGAGGAATGGGCGGTGCGGGCGCTGGAGCGACGGGGGCTCGCCGACAACCTGTTGGCGCGGGCCCAGCGCCACACCGTGTGCGAGTTCCGCTTCGCCGGTGAGCGGTACCGCTTCCCCTACGGCGATCTGACCGGGCGTCACCACTGGGTCTACCCGCAGCCGTTGCTGGTGGCGGACCTCGTCCGCCACTACGTCGACATCCGGGGCGGGGACGCCCGCTTCTCCGTGCGGGACGTCGAGCTGCACGACCTGGAGTCCGCCCGGCCGTCGGTGTCGTACACCTGCCCGCACACGGCTGCGCGGCAGGTGCTGACGTGCGACTTCGTCGTCGGCGCGGACGGGGCGCGGGGGATCAGCCGGGCCGCGCTGCCGGTGGGGCACGCACGGGTGGCCCGGCACGACTACGGCGTCGGCTGGCTGGCGTTGCTCGCCGAGGCGCCGCCGTCCTCGGACTGCGTGCTGTTCGGCATCCACCCGAACGGCTTCGCCGGGCACATGGCCCGCAGCCCCGAGGTGACCCGCTACTACCTCCAGTGCCACCCTGGCGACGACCCGGACGACTGGTCCGACGAGCGAATCTGGTCCGAGCTGCGCCTGCGGCTCGCGGGCGGCGCGGACGCCGTACCGCTCACCGAGGGGCCGCTGATCGAGAAACGCGTGTTGGACATGCACGACTACGTGGTCGAGCCGATGGCGTACGGGCGGCTGTTCCTGGCCGGTGACGCGGCCCACCTGGTCGCGCCGATCGCCGCGAAGGGCATGAACCTGGCGCTGCACGACGCGTTCCTGCTCGGTGACGCGCTGGTCGCCCACCTCGACGGCGGCGACGGCAGCGGCCTGGACGGCTACTCACAGGCGTGTCTGCGGCGGGTGTGGGACTACCAGGAGTTCTCGCAGTGGCTGTCCGAGGTCTACCACGGCACCGCGGCCGGCGACCCGTTCCGCGCGGGCACGGCCCTCGCCCGGCTGCGCCGCCTGCTCACCTCGCCCACCGCGGCCGCCGCCTTCGCCGAACAGTATCTGGGGACGGCGGAGCACTGCTGA
- a CDS encoding VC0807 family protein: MTPPTPSEQPTTAPADGESATPQAEASSAGRGLAVTIAFDVVIPTSLYYVLRGAGLSEIPSLLLSGAAPAVHTLHSAVRHRKLDAIGVFVIALLIGGTAASLITANPRVVLARSGLVTACAGIWLLVTLATAQPFTFRALKSLLPGRTALLDRLWETDPGFRRVWHGMTWLWGLGLMADALVRVFMAFALPVDAVPALDGVLYAATWLVLQVITQITLFRTGTLAKMFPHGGRAAPPGVAGPENS; encoded by the coding sequence GTGACTCCCCCCACACCGTCCGAACAGCCGACGACCGCCCCTGCCGACGGCGAGAGCGCCACTCCCCAGGCCGAAGCGTCCTCGGCCGGCAGGGGTCTCGCGGTGACCATCGCCTTCGACGTGGTCATCCCCACCTCCCTCTACTACGTCCTGCGCGGCGCCGGGCTGAGCGAGATCCCCTCACTGCTGCTGAGCGGCGCCGCCCCCGCCGTGCACACGCTTCACTCCGCCGTACGGCACCGAAAGCTCGACGCCATAGGCGTGTTCGTCATCGCTCTCCTGATCGGGGGCACGGCCGCCTCGCTCATCACCGCGAATCCGCGCGTCGTCCTGGCCCGCAGTGGTCTGGTCACCGCGTGCGCCGGGATCTGGCTGCTCGTCACCCTCGCGACGGCCCAGCCCTTCACGTTCCGCGCGCTCAAGTCGCTGCTGCCGGGCCGGACTGCGCTCCTGGACCGGCTGTGGGAGACGGACCCTGGGTTCCGGCGCGTCTGGCACGGCATGACCTGGCTCTGGGGTCTGGGGCTGATGGCGGACGCGCTGGTGCGCGTCTTCATGGCGTTCGCGTTGCCCGTCGACGCGGTTCCGGCACTGGACGGTGTGCTGTACGCGGCGACCTGGCTGGTGCTCCAGGTCATCACCCAGATCACGCTGTTCCGCACCGGGACTCTGGCCAAGATGTTCCCCCACGGTGGCCGGGCCGCGCCCCCGGGCGTTGCCGGACCCGAGAACAGCTAG
- a CDS encoding CoA-binding protein produces the protein MYGDEATIRKILTGLGDTWAVVGLSTNRSRAAYGVAEVLQRFGKRVVPVHPKAETVHGEQGYASLADIPFDVDVVDVFVNSELAGAVADEAVAEGARAVWFQLGVVDEAAYERTRAAGLDMVMDRCPAIEIPRLG, from the coding sequence GTGTACGGCGACGAGGCGACGATCCGCAAGATCCTGACCGGGCTCGGTGACACCTGGGCCGTGGTCGGCCTGTCGACGAACCGCAGCCGCGCGGCCTACGGGGTCGCCGAGGTGCTGCAACGCTTCGGCAAGCGGGTGGTGCCCGTCCATCCGAAGGCGGAGACCGTGCACGGGGAGCAGGGGTACGCGTCCCTCGCGGACATCCCCTTCGACGTGGACGTCGTCGACGTCTTCGTCAACAGCGAGCTCGCGGGGGCCGTCGCCGACGAGGCGGTGGCCGAGGGCGCGAGGGCGGTGTGGTTCCAGCTCGGCGTCGTCGACGAGGCGGCCTACGAGCGCACGCGGGCGGCCGGGCTGGACATGGTCATGGACCGCTGCCCGGCCATCGAGATCCCCCGTCTCGGCTGA